The sequence below is a genomic window from Fibrobacter sp..
GGCCCTCCGGGGCTTGGCAAGACAACGCTTGCGGGAATCATCGCGAAGGAGATGGGGGTAAACATCCACATCACCAGCGGCCCTGTTCTTGAAAAGGCCAGCGACCTTGCCGGTCTTCTGACAAGCCTGCAAGAAAACGACATTCTGTTTATCGACGAAATCCACCGTTTGAATCGCGTTGTAGAAGAATACCTCTACCCCGCCATGGAAGACTTTAGGCTCGACATCATGCTGGATTCCGGCCCCGCGGCCCGTAGCGTAAACCTCCCTCTAAAACATTTCACCTTAGTTGGAGCAACTACCCGCAGTGGGCTCCTTACAGGGCCTTTACGCGACCGCTTTGGACTGCAGTACCGTCTAGAACTGTACGACGAAGAAGACATCGTGAAGATTCTTATGCGAAGCGCGGGCATTCTGGACGTTGGCATCGACGAAGATGCAGCCCGACTCCTGGGCGGACGCTGCCGCGGCACCCCCCGAATTGCCAATAGGGTTTTACGCCGCTGCCGTGACGTGGCCCAGGTCCGCGGCACGGGCGTCATAGACGTGGCGTCCGCACAGAAGACCCTCGACATGCTTGGAATCGATGGAGAAGGTCTTGACTTTATGGACAGAAAGATTCTGGCCATGATCATTGATAACTTCGGCGGTGGCCCCGTAGGCCTTGGCACCATCGGTGCAGCCATCGGTGAAGAGCCCGACACCCTCGAAGAAGTCTACGAACCCTACCTGATTCGAAAAGGCCTGCTGTCTAGAACTCCACGAGGCCGCGTGGCCACCCGAAACGCCTACGACATGCTCCATAGGAAAATGCCCTCGGGGCCAGTTCCCACCGGCATACCCGACATTGGCATCCAGGAAGAACTTAAACTTTAAATCTACTTGAATTCCGGAGCGATGGTCATCACCAGGTTCACACCATGCAACCCGTGGAAACCGAACTGTAGTCGGAACAGGTACATGTTTGGCTGACGCACTCGAATACCGAAGCCCCATGAGTTGTAAAAACGATCCTTGGACCAATCCTTGATTCCAGGGGCGATTAGGGCATATTCATCAAAAAGCACGCCGTCCACAAAACGGTCCACAGGCCAGCGGTATTCCCAGCTGAAACTCATGAGCTGATGGGCAGACCAAGCGTCACCATAGCCGCGAAGAGGAGTTCGGGCATTCAATAAGGTGAAGGCATTATAGGGAGCGCCTCCTTCCTCCATTTCCCATATACCGATGTAACGGTACTGGAAGGCAATAACGCGACGTTCGAAAAGAGTATTGCGTACATTTTCCGGTCGCCAAACACGCACGGCCTCATCCCAGGAGAAATCCGTATAGAACTTGCGATTAGCCCTGGCTTCCTTCGCAGAAAGCACATAGTTGTCGCCAGAACCCAAGTAGAAATAATGCTGGAACAGAAGTTCTGTCTTGAGGAAGTCGTGATTCAGCCCTCCATCCTTGATTTTGCCTTTTGCCCCCAAGGGAGCATCCTCCCCCAGATCGTCAAAATCAAGCCCACTGTACTTGCCCACAAAATTATACGTTCCCGTAATACCGAAACGACTTCCCCTTGAAGGTGCGTAAGGGACATCCAGATTGTCGTACAGGATAGACAAGGCCACAGGAATCTGCAGGCTCTTCTGGTAAAGTCCTCTATCCTGAATCGGATATTCATCGCTTACAAGAATGGAATCAGCAACGTCCGGCAAGGAGGCGTCCACAAACTTTAACGTTGTCCATCCTTCCACATTCCACCTTGCCGACTGCGTCAGGGGGCGCCCCAATCGCCATGTCATTGAGATTGTCGAATCCGGCTGGGTAAAGGCGGTCTTGGTTTCCGGCAAGATAAAGGTATCATCCCTGTCCCAAGCCATATCGATTCTATACCCACCAAAGAAGGATGTTCCAAACAGGGCATGCTTTGTGTAGCGGGCCGCCATCATTACGTCACCATTGGCGTAATAATTGCCCTGAACCACAAGATAATCCTTATCTAGAAAGATTCCGCGATGGCGGTAGTTCGCCCCGATCAAGGTCCTGGAGCCGGGCTTAAAATTGAAGCTAGGATAGATAAAGATATTATCCCGTTCACCAAAGGTAATCAGGTCTACGGACTTCTCGATTGCACCATTTTTAAACGCATAATCCATAGGCTTGGCCACCGGGTAGATCAAGCCATTCAAAACAGGCTGAATCACATTGTTAAAGGGCCATAGCCAGAGGTCCGCCAAGCGAAAGGAATCCCCTGATTCACTCGCATTTTCTTCTGCCGCATAGGTAGTCGAAGCAAGGACGAATAGAAAGCAAACACACATTGCCGCCCCACGCATTATGCGAAGGAACTCACCCCAAAAAGGCGTCTTGCAAGCGCTTTGCATTTTTTGTAAGTCCATCCAGGAATCAAATTATAATTATATTAGAGGCGATGTTCTCCCTCTTTGCAAAAATTACCAAGAGAATCGCGCAATATCCCAAGGCGATCATAGCAGTCCTTGCCATACTTGGTCTTTTATGCATCTATCCCATCAACCACTTGCGATGGGAAATCCAGCTACAAGATGTCCTTAAGGGCAACGAAGTCCAAACCGACGTTCAAAAAATCGAGGATGCTTTCGGAGGTCTGGGCAGCCTTACGGTTATCCTGAGTTCCGGCGACAGCCTAGCCAACTATGATCTTGCCCATAGCTTTGCGGAAACCTTCGCCAGGGATTCCCTTGTCCACTTCATCGACTACACCGCCGATGTCGACTTTTTCAAGAAGAACCGTCTTCTTTATGCCAGCGAAGACGACCTGGAAAAGGTCATTGAAAGCATCGAGGAAACCCGCAGCAAGATCATTCTGCAGAACAATCCTTTCTTTGTAAGCCTGGATTCTACAGAAGAGAATCATTCTGATTCCGTCCCGAGGAACATTATCGAGGAGATCGAAGCCAAGTATTTCAAGAATCTCCAGCAGGGATATTCCAATCAAAACGGAACCATCAGGATTATTGACATCTACCCGACCAAGTCCTTGACAGACCTGAAAAGCAATCGAGAGCTTTACGCCAGCGTGGCCTACTTCATGAAAACCAACGCGGAAGCCCGAGGGATCAAGGTTCTCTATACAGGCGAAGTCTACGATTCGGTACGAACCGGGAAAAAGCTCCTGCCGGAGGCAAAGATTGCCGGAGGATTCGCCGCGCTTATCATCCTGATTCTACTGATCCTGCATTTCTACAAGCAGCCCCAGCTCATTGCGATTTCTGCTTTGCCCATGGCATTGCCTGCTGTATTTACCCTGGCTCTGACATACCTGATCTTTGGAAGAATCTGTCTGTTTACCCTCCCCCTGGCACTGCTACTGCCGGGACACGCCTGCCAGATAAACACCCATGTACTGGCCCGTTACTTCAAGGAACGTCAGAACAACCTGGGGCCTGTCCTTAGCGTCGAAAGCGCCATCCTTGGAATCATCCCTACGGTGGCGGCATCCTCACTGATCATGGCGGCCCTATTTGCTTCCCTCATCATCATCCCTCTTCCTGGCCTTAGGGAGTTCGGTGTAATGGGTGCCATCGGAACCATACTCAACCTGACCGTCTGTCCCCTACTGTCTACGTCCCTGCTGCAATTCCTCCAGCGTAAAAAGACATTCAGCATCATGGGAACGCCCTATACGCGAGTCCGAAAAATCAAGCTTTTGCCCAACGCCGTGAACTGGGTCATCATCATCACCCTCAGCATCATCAGCCTGTCGGGAATCCTGTATAGCGGCAACAACTTGAAGTTCCGTTACGACTTCAAGAAGATGGACATCCAGCACAATAAGGCCGAGGCAGATTCCCTAATAAGCGAAACCGGATTCTCCCCCTACGATCCGGTCATCATCATGTTGCCGGACTCTTCCTACAATGACGACCTACTCCAGGATATCAGCCATCTGCAGGAACGAGGCGTTATTCCCGACATCGAGAAGGTGTTCACTCAGTACCAGTTCATGCCCAAGCTTTCCAAGCAGAAATCCGAGCAGGTTCAACAGCTGAAAAAGCTTGCAACTCCGGAAGTCCTATCCAGGCTCAGTACCAGTGACAGCGCAAACATAGTCGAGATGCTGGAAAACTACGACAGCGACGTCAAGGACTTCGAGCTCTCCGAAAACATCCGACGCAAGTTCTCCGACAGGAACGGCAATTCCGGAGTCTTCGCCTTTATCATTCCCAGCAGCAATTCCGAAAACGGTCTTTACTGCAGACACGTCACTTCCCAGATTAGAAAACTGGAAGGTGTTCAAGACAAGAAATTCAAGGTGTACGGCACTCCTATCCTAAGGGCCTCGGTACTGGACGCCATTCTAGCCAACCTGGACAAGTCCATATTCCTCGGGACAATCCTGCTTTGGATTATTCTCCTGCTTTACTACAACAAATTGAGCCGCGCCTTCTTTACCATCTTGCCAGCCCTGTTCTCCATGAGCTGGCTTACCATCACGATCCACTTTAACAACATCCATCTTTCGGCATACAGTTCCCTTGCCTACATCCTGCTTATTGGAACCAGTGTTGACGGTTCACTACAGTTGTGGGCGGCTTACTACGAGAAGCAACGCGGTACAGCCCTGACCGTATTGCAAAACAATCTTTCTTCTATTATCGTTGCACAGTTGGCCACCTTCATTGGAACCTTCGCCTTGCTATTCTCCTCCCATCCGGGAATCAGAAGCATGGGTGAAATTTCCCTGATCGGACTTGTGTGCATATTCATTTCCCAGTTTACAATATTCCCCTTAATTGCAGGGACCCTGGACCAGTACAGGGTTATCAAAAAGATAAGGCTCAGACATGGCAAAACCTCTCTCCACTAGAACATTGAACATCGCCGCCAGCTTGACGGTTGCAATTGACACCTTGGCAAAGCAGATGATCGCCGACGGCAAGGACGTGGTAAGCCTCGGCGCAGGCGAACCGGATTTCGGAACCCCCGCCCCCATCCAGGAAGGCGCATGCAAGGCCATCCACGAAGGCAAGACCCGCTACACCGCTCCCGTTGGCATCATGGACGTTCGCAAAGCGGTTGCCAACAAGCTTAAGGTGGAGAACGGACTCAACTACAAGCCCGAACAGATTATCATGACCAGCGGGGCCAAGCATGCAGTATTCAACTCCCTGGCGGCCCTCGTCAATCCTGGCGATGAAGTGATCATTCCCGCCCCTTACTGGGTAACCTACCCGGAACTGGTGAAATGGCTTGGCGGTACTCCGGTCTTTGTCCAGGCAACCAAGGACGCCAACTTCAAGATTACTGCGGAACAGCTTAAGGCAGCCTGCACCGAAAAGACCAAGGCCATCCTGCTGAACAACCCCTGCAACCCCACCGGCGCCGTCTATACCAAGGAAGAATTGGCCGCACTCGCCAAGGTAATTGTCGAAGAGGACATCTACTGCATCTCCGACGAAGTCTACGAATACTTTGTCTACGACACCGAGTTTGTATCCGCCGCAGCATTCCCCGGCATGGAAGAAAGGACAATCGTGATCAACGGTTTCTCCAAGTCCCACTGCATGACCGGATGGCGCATCGGCTACGATGCCGCCCCGGCTGAAATCGCAAAGATCATCGGAAAGATCCAGGGACAGGCAACTCACCATCCCAGCAACGTGGCTCAGTACGCAGCCCTTGCTGCACTCGAAATGGACAAGAGCAACGTGGAAGCCATGCAGAAGGCTTTCCGCAAGCGTCGCGATTACATGCTGAAGCGCACGGCAGAGATTTTGCCGGTTCCGGCTCATGCTCCCGAAGGTGCGTTCTACCTGTTCGCTCCCGTAGATTGCTTCTACGGCAAGAAAACTCCCGAGGGAAAGGTCATCGGCGGTTCCATCGAACTTTGCGAATACCTGCTGCAGAGCCAGGGCCTTGCCATTGTGCCGGGCGCCGCCTTCGGTGACGACACCTGCGTTCGTTTTTCCTATGCGGCAAGCGACGAGACTTTGGAAAAAGCCTGCAACCGATTCATTGCGGGCTTGAAGGCTTTGGCATAAGGATGATAGGCTCGTGACTCCAGATTCGAGATTCGAAGCCCATTATTCATTGTTAATTGTTAATAGTTAATTGTTAATGCAATCATTTAGAATCATCAACGTAGAATCCGGCAAGGCTTTTACCATTGGGCGAAAGTCTGACAACAGCCTGGTACTGGACAACCTTATGGTTTCCAGGTATCACGCTGTCATCCAGAAGGAAGATACTGCGCAAGATGGTTGCAACAAATGGATGCTCACCAGCCTGACGGGAAATAGCGTGACCCAAGTCAACGGGAAGTCTATTCCCGAGGGGCACGACAACTCCACGGAAATTCAGGACGGAGATGTCATCCTGATTGGTCCTATACAGCTGCGGTCCACCCTCAGGGGCGACAAGCTTTCACTTTTGGTGATGGACTCCGTGGACACGGACCTAGTACAAAGCTGGCCCTTGAATTCCCAATGGAAAACACTGGACGACGAAGGCGGCCACATAAATCTCCCTCAGGGAACCTGCGCAAGGCTTACCGAGATCAGCGGAGAGAACGGCGAAAAGATCCTGGTGGCCCAAGTCAGTTTCAAGGAAAAGGTCGTTAGCCCTCAGGGAAAACAGAAAAAGATTGTATCCCTGCAGAAGGGAGAATCCATACGTCTACCCGGATGCAAGATCCAGTTTGACATCACCGGCGGAGAAGGTGAAATCACCTGCAAGAACCAGCCCTACGGATTCAGCGTAAAGGCCGCAGGCCTTGATGTATTCGCCGGAAAAAAACAGCTGCTGACAAGCATCAACTTTCAGCTTCCCGCCGGAGAGATTCTTGCCATCATCGGACGTTCCGGACAGGGAAAGTCTACACTCCTGCGACTGCTCCAGGGCATTAACCGCAGTGGAGAAAAGTCCGCTGTAAGCATCGGCGGGCTGGACTACCGTAACGAAGAAATCCGCAAGCACATCGCCTTTTTGGAGCAGGATCCCGAATTACGTAAGGACCTGACTGTAAAGGAAACGCTTCTTGACGGCGGACGGATCAGCATGAACCGTCACGAATACAAGGCCGGCGTCCAAGGGCGACTGGAAAAGTTCTGCGAACTTTTCGGGCTGAGCGGACGGATGGACAATGCGGTAAGGACGCTCAGCGGCGGCGAAATGCGCCGCGTCGCCCTCGCCCGCGAGCTCATGGGAAACCCTGGGCTTATTATCCTTGACGAGCCCCTATCCGGCCTCGATCCCTACAACTCAAAAATACTCTGTACCCACCTGAAGCAATTGGCCTTCCTAGGTCACACCGTAATCCTTACCACTCATAGCTACGAGGCTCTGGAAATCGCAGACAAGGTCCTGGTCATCCACAACGGCGAGCAGGCTTTCTATGGTCAACCTAGGGAATGCTACAGTTTTTTCAACACCAGGGACCCAGAAGAAATCCTTTCCAGACTGAACCAGGATTCTTCCACCCTCTGGCTGGAACACACCCGCAAAAATACCCTACGACTGGATACACCCCACCAGGGAAACAACGGCAATTTCTACTTCACAAAGACCAGGCTCTCCCCCACATTCCTTTACAAGGTGGGCCTCACAGCCAAGCAGTGGTTCCGCGACAAGGGCAAGTTCACAGCCCTGCTGCTGCAGCCCCTAGTTATCGGCTTTCTTTTCTCCCAGATATTCTCCGACCTGTCGTCACTCTGGATTGTATCCTTCGCCTTGATCCTTTCCGCCAACTGGCTGGCACTTTCCCTTTCCATCCGTGAGATTGTCCAGGAAAAAGAAATCCTCCTTAACGAATTCCGGAAGGGTGTTCCCGTGGTTACCACCCTCTGCGCAAAGCTTTTCCTGCCCATGGTTGTAGCCTGGATTCAAACACTAGTGGTATTCGCCTTCGTCAACTTCCGCATGACCCTCCACGTTCCGGTACCGTTACTGCTATTGACCTTGCTGACCATGGTGATTCCACCCATAACCGTAGGTCTTGCAGTCAGCGCATTCTCCAGAAACGCCGGACAGGCAAACGCCCTCCTGCCCCTGCTGATTATACCCCAGGTTGCCTTGGCCGGAGCCCTGGTTCCCCTGGACCAGATGTTACCCATCGGCAGGGCCCTATCCTACGTTATTTGGTCCCGATACAACCAAAGTAGCCTTACACACCTATTATTGGATCAGCAGGACCCCATAGAAAACACTTTGTTGGCCCTTGCCATCGCTTTAGGTTTTTATATTGTGATGGTAATTAAAATATTCAGCATCAAGAAAGCAAAATGATCGCACCGCAGAAACCTGAAATTTTTCCTCGTCCATTCAACGAAAACTACGACCTTCTCGGCACCTTGGGAAAAGGCGGCATGGGAAACGTCTACAAGGCCATGGACAAGAGGCTGAAGCGTGAAGTTGCTTTTAAGATCCTGGACGCCTCCTCCGACGAGGAAGCCATCAAGCGCTTCTACATGGAAGCCCAGGCCATGAAGGAACTGGACCACCAGAACATCGTTCATGTGTTCGACTTCGGTCAGCAGAACAATCAACTGTTCATTTCCATGACATACGTCCAAGGCACCAACCTTTCAGAGATTCTCCACAACAAGGAACAGCTCTCTTTCGAGGCCATCGAGGTCATTATCCGCCAGATTGCCCGCGGTCTTCTCTATGCCCACAGCAAGGGAATCGTACATCGTGACGTAAAGCCCTCCAACATCATGCTGACCCGCGACAACCGCGTGTACATCATGGACTTCGGCATTTCCTACGTCCAGGAAATGGAAAAGGACCGTCTGACCCGTACCGGCATGACCATGGGAACTCCCGAATACATGAGCCCCGAGCAGTGCCACGGCGACAGCGTCACCCTGCAGTCTGACATCTACAGCATGGGCGTCATCCTGTACGAAATGACATGCGGACGCCTGCCCTTCGAAGGCAACCGCCCTGTGGAAATCGCCCTGAAGCACGTTCAGGAACAGCCTCCTGCACCCGCCCAGTTCCGCAAGGACATGCCCCCGGGACTTACTGAACTGATTCTCAAGTGCCTCAAGAAGAAATTGAACGAACGTTTCCATGACATGCAGGAATTCCTGGATGCCTGCGACCAGGTTTTCGGAGCTGGAAGCGACAGACAACGACTTACCGGAAGCCACACTCCGCTGCGCCGCCGCACTGTGTCCATTTCCGATACGGTTACAAGGATTTCTCCCAAGGCTCGAGCCCTCCAGAAGAAACTTGCCGCACTGACAATCTTCATCTTCCCCATCATCATCATGCTGCTTATCCTGCTGATGCTTACCCATAAGCCGGAAAGCACACTCCGTGAACTTGAATGGACAGATGCCCTCGGCAACTACGAGACAAAGGCCTTGGAAGTGGACCAGTCCAAGGGCTACCCATTGTCCAACCTGAGCGACGACGACCTTACTACGGCATGGCTCTACACCAAGCCCCAAAAACCCCAGAATCCGGTGCTGACCCTGTACTTTGAGAACAATGCCATCGTTACCCATTTCGGTATCGCCATCGGTTACCAGCGTTCCGTTGACGATGCTTTCGGTGACCGTTTCCGCATCTTCAAGAAGCCAAAGACAATCACCATCGAGACCAAGGATGGCTTTAAGCAGAAGGTAAAGCTCGAGAACATCAAGGGTATGCAGTATCCCAACATCCAGGCAATGGAAACCACGGAACTGAAAATCTACCTGGATGATGTCTACGAGGCCGAAAACGAAGACTTCGCCATTTCGGAAATCCGCTTGCTGGGCATGGAACTTCCTTAATCTTTTTTAGTTCATACATCATTTCTTACATCGCCTAAGGGCGCGTTATTAGATTGAAAAGTTTTCCCCAAGGAGGGAAAGCTTTTTGCATATCGAACCACAAACCCAAGGAGCGAAGGAAAAATGATTAAAAATAAGAACGCAGACACAAACAAAAAAGAAAACAAGTCCAAGGGTAACTTTATAGAATCCCTGGCTGCAGCCTACCTTAGGCGCTTAGGCTACGAGATTCTGGCACGCAATTACGCCTACCGCGGAGGCGAGCTGGACATTGTGGCAAAAGACGGCAACACCATCGTTTTCGTGGAGGTAAAATCCGTGTGGAACAACCAGCAGGGAAATCCTGCGGCACGTGTCAACCGCATGAAGCAGCAAAAGATCTGGCGCACCGCCTGCCATTACCTGCAGGAGAACAGGGCGGCGGCACCCAAGGGATTCGACCAGCCTTGCCGTTTCGACGTGCTCAGCGCAAGAGTCTACCAGAAGCCACTGCAGTTCAGCCACCTGAAAAATGCCTTCGAGGGAACACAAGTTATTCCGCAGTGCTAAGAATCCAGTGGAACAATTGCTCTCACATGGAACATTATTTTTGCAATTTTAATGCACAAATCCTCAAATTTTGTGTAAATTCAGCCTATGCGATTCGAAGTACATCCTCAAAATCCCCAGGCCCGCATCGTAAAGCTGGCCGCAGCCGCTCTCGAAGACGACGGTCTCGTACTGTACCCTACGGAATCCGGCTACGCCATCGGCTGTAACGCGGAATCCCCCAAGGCCATCCACAAGCTATACGCCCTCAAAAAGCCTATGAAGAAATTCTTCATGGCATTGATCATTCCGGACATTCGAACCGCAACCGACTACGCCCGCGTAGACAATTTCGCCTTCAACATCATGAAGCCCCGCGTTCCCGGCCCCTTCACCTTCATTCTGCCGGCAGACCCCCACATCGCCCGCCGCCTGGACGTGAAGCGCCCCGAAATCGGTGTCAGGATGCCTACCCACCCCTTCTTCCAGGAACTGTTCCAGCACTTCGACAAGCCCATCCTGAGCACCGCCGCAAAACTCAGCGACGAAGACATCTACGAACCCGACGATCTCTGGAAAACCTTCGAGCACTCCGTGGACATGATGGTGGACTGCGGCCCCATCGAAATCCGCCCCACCAACATCATCAGCCTGGTGAACCATCACGAAGTTGAAATCATCCGCGGCGAACTGGACCCGGAGATGTAGAGCAAAGAGGCCGCGACATCATCCCAAGTGTAAATGGGATTGTCGTCATTCCGAGAAACATAAGCATTCTTCGTCATTCTGAGAGCCGCAGGCTCGAAGAATCCATAACGAAATTAGAACAAATCAAAATACAAATCCCTCCATGTTGGATTCACGCTTTCCAGCAATTCTATCTTGCGCACCCTTCTCCATAAAAACGAAGATACCAAAAAAGGACTGTCATTTGATGACAATCCTCTTTTTTACTTATGTACTGGATCCTTCAGGATGACGTAACGCCGTTAACGAAACAGCATTCCCGCGCGGCAAGCCACTAAACCATTGCAGCGCTGAATTCAGCTTCGGTCACCAGGTCTTCACCGATGAACACCTGACCGGCATACTTGAAGATGCCGCGGCGAGCCATGCGAAGGTCAGTGAGGCGAACCTTCAAAATGATATCGGTGGGAGGAATCACAGCCTTGCGGAAGCGGCAGTTTTCCACACCCATGAAAGCCGGGCGCTTGCCCACGGTCTTTTCTTCCATAGCAATCATGGTAAGGAGCGTTGCAGCCTGAGCCATAGATTCAATCTGGATCACGCCGGGCATCACCGGATTGCCAGGGAAATGACCCTTGAAGAAATCCTGTTCGCCAGTCACGTGCATGCGGCCCACCAGAGAAGGCGAATTTTCAGCAGTGCCATCACCAACGTTCAGTTCCAGGATTTCGTCAACGAAAGCAAAGGGGAACTTCTGGGGAAGAACTTCGTGGCAAACATCTTCGCCGTAGAGAACGCCTTCTTTATCAGATTTTTTCAAAGAGTCCAGCAGAGACATAGGGAATTAACCTCTCCATGATTTGTCGGTGGGAAACATGCCCACCATTTGTGATTTCGATTCGGACTCTGGGAAGAGCCGGACAGATAAATGTGATATCGCCAATTAAATCTAGTATTTTATGCATGGCAGGTTCGTTTGCCACACGAAAATCCTTGGAACATTTTGCACCGTCGCAACGGTTCAGCAGCATGCCGCAGGATTCATCTACACCGCCCAGCAGGCCATTGGCCTTTGCCTGTTCAAATTCCTCGGCAGAAATGAAGGTGCGGGCCATAAAAATCTGGAACAAGTTTTCCGGCGAATAAATACTGACAGCGGCGGCAGACTGCAGGTCGCAAGCATCCCCGCGACTCTTGCTGCGGTCCAGAACATATTCCACCTCAAAAGTTTCTGCAGGGCAAATACGAACATGACCGAAAGTGCGTTCAGAACCGTCGGCAGCCTTCGCCGTCAAATCCCATTCGGCCTTTACAGGAGCATCATAAAACACAAGGGCTTCCGGCTCCCCCGCTGCTCGACGCAGGCCATAGAAGAAGGGCGCTGCAGAACCATCCATCAGGGGAACTTCCGCGACGTTCTGACCAGCGATGCTCCGACCTGCGGCTTTCCCGGCTGCATCATCAGCGGCTGTTCCGCGAACCAAGTTCACGTTAAACCTGCGGCCAGGCCACATCAGGAATACAGGAGCCAGATGTTCCGGGCCGGCAATAGCACCAGCATTCAGCCCCACCGCATGAGCACGACTCTCATCCTCGTAAGAATAAATTGCCGTACGTGCAGCGCCAAACTTCAAGTCAGAAAAAATCTTGCAGAGATCCGTGCGGTAAACTTCGCGACCGTCCACACTCCAAACCACACGAGGTTTGTGGGTAGGATCCCTTTCCAGAACATCCACCGTCACCTTGGCATTCCTATAGCTCAAGGACGGAGATTCAAATTCAAAATGCTGAGCGTTGGTCATAACTTAGGAACAAAGATAATATAACTTACTTCGCTTTGTATTTTGCACGCTTTTCAGCGACAACGTTTGCTCGCACTTTCTTTTCGGGCACAATCTTCAAAGAAAGTTGAAGTCCCATTGCGTTCAAAACCCGCATTACCGTATCGAAGCGAGGATGAGCATCCTCCTTCATTGCCTTGTAAAGACTTTCACGATTCAGCCCAGATTTCTCAGCAATTTTCGCCATACCCGCTGATCGAGCCGCAGTGCTAACGCAATGTTGCCAAAACACAGGATCATTTTCAGCAAGAGCCTCCTTCAAAAAAAGTTTAACAGACTCTTCTGTATCCAAGAATTCTGCAACATCCAAATCCGTAACTTTAACCTTACCCATTATTCAGTTCCTTCTTATTCCTCCTTAATGTAGCCATTCGGCTACAAACTGTCAAGATTTTCACAAACAAAAAAAGGCCGTATTCCTACACGCACCATTTCAGGCATTTGTAGCCTATCTATGGGATATAAGAACGCGACCTAAAGCGAGAGCAGCGACCATTTATGGTCATTGCCTTCAGCAACCATTGTCTGTCTAAAAAGAATGTACTAAAAAATAAATGTCAAAAGATGATAATGAAAAATTATTTCTTCAGATTCTTT
It includes:
- a CDS encoding serine/threonine protein kinase; translation: MIAPQKPEIFPRPFNENYDLLGTLGKGGMGNVYKAMDKRLKREVAFKILDASSDEEAIKRFYMEAQAMKELDHQNIVHVFDFGQQNNQLFISMTYVQGTNLSEILHNKEQLSFEAIEVIIRQIARGLLYAHSKGIVHRDVKPSNIMLTRDNRVYIMDFGISYVQEMEKDRLTRTGMTMGTPEYMSPEQCHGDSVTLQSDIYSMGVILYEMTCGRLPFEGNRPVEIALKHVQEQPPAPAQFRKDMPPGLTELILKCLKKKLNERFHDMQEFLDACDQVFGAGSDRQRLTGSHTPLRRRTVSISDTVTRISPKARALQKKLAALTIFIFPIIIMLLILLMLTHKPESTLRELEWTDALGNYETKALEVDQSKGYPLSNLSDDDLTTAWLYTKPQKPQNPVLTLYFENNAIVTHFGIAIGYQRSVDDAFGDRFRIFKKPKTITIETKDGFKQKVKLENIKGMQYPNIQAMETTELKIYLDDVYEAENEDFAISEIRLLGMELP
- a CDS encoding beta-hydroxyacyl-ACP dehydratase, coding for MKKSDKEGVLYGEDVCHEVLPQKFPFAFVDEILELNVGDGTAENSPSLVGRMHVTGEQDFFKGHFPGNPVMPGVIQIESMAQAATLLTMIAMEEKTVGKRPAFMGVENCRFRKAVIPPTDIILKVRLTDLRMARRGIFKYAGQVFIGEDLVTEAEFSAAMV
- a CDS encoding threonylcarbamoyl-AMP synthase yields the protein MRFEVHPQNPQARIVKLAAAALEDDGLVLYPTESGYAIGCNAESPKAIHKLYALKKPMKKFFMALIIPDIRTATDYARVDNFAFNIMKPRVPGPFTFILPADPHIARRLDVKRPEIGVRMPTHPFFQELFQHFDKPILSTAAKLSDEDIYEPDDLWKTFEHSVDMMVDCGPIEIRPTNIISLVNHHEVEIIRGELDPEM
- a CDS encoding ATP-binding cassette domain-containing protein yields the protein MQSFRIINVESGKAFTIGRKSDNSLVLDNLMVSRYHAVIQKEDTAQDGCNKWMLTSLTGNSVTQVNGKSIPEGHDNSTEIQDGDVILIGPIQLRSTLRGDKLSLLVMDSVDTDLVQSWPLNSQWKTLDDEGGHINLPQGTCARLTEISGENGEKILVAQVSFKEKVVSPQGKQKKIVSLQKGESIRLPGCKIQFDITGGEGEITCKNQPYGFSVKAAGLDVFAGKKQLLTSINFQLPAGEILAIIGRSGQGKSTLLRLLQGINRSGEKSAVSIGGLDYRNEEIRKHIAFLEQDPELRKDLTVKETLLDGGRISMNRHEYKAGVQGRLEKFCELFGLSGRMDNAVRTLSGGEMRRVALARELMGNPGLIILDEPLSGLDPYNSKILCTHLKQLAFLGHTVILTTHSYEALEIADKVLVIHNGEQAFYGQPRECYSFFNTRDPEEILSRLNQDSSTLWLEHTRKNTLRLDTPHQGNNGNFYFTKTRLSPTFLYKVGLTAKQWFRDKGKFTALLLQPLVIGFLFSQIFSDLSSLWIVSFALILSANWLALSLSIREIVQEKEILLNEFRKGVPVVTTLCAKLFLPMVVAWIQTLVVFAFVNFRMTLHVPVPLLLLTLLTMVIPPITVGLAVSAFSRNAGQANALLPLLIIPQVALAGALVPLDQMLPIGRALSYVIWSRYNQSSLTHLLLDQQDPIENTLLALAIALGFYIVMVIKIFSIKKAK
- a CDS encoding putative addiction module antidote protein, with product MGKVKVTDLDVAEFLDTEESVKLFLKEALAENDPVFWQHCVSTAARSAGMAKIAEKSGLNRESLYKAMKEDAHPRFDTVMRVLNAMGLQLSLKIVPEKKVRANVVAEKRAKYKAK
- a CDS encoding UDP-3-O-acyl-N-acetylglucosamine deacetylase, coding for MTNAQHFEFESPSLSYRNAKVTVDVLERDPTHKPRVVWSVDGREVYRTDLCKIFSDLKFGAARTAIYSYEDESRAHAVGLNAGAIAGPEHLAPVFLMWPGRRFNVNLVRGTAADDAAGKAAGRSIAGQNVAEVPLMDGSAAPFFYGLRRAAGEPEALVFYDAPVKAEWDLTAKAADGSERTFGHVRICPAETFEVEYVLDRSKSRGDACDLQSAAAVSIYSPENLFQIFMARTFISAEEFEQAKANGLLGGVDESCGMLLNRCDGAKCSKDFRVANEPAMHKILDLIGDITFICPALPRVRIEITNGGHVSHRQIMERLIPYVSAGLFEKI
- a CDS encoding YraN family protein, whose translation is MIKNKNADTNKKENKSKGNFIESLAAAYLRRLGYEILARNYAYRGGELDIVAKDGNTIVFVEVKSVWNNQQGNPAARVNRMKQQKIWRTACHYLQENRAAAPKGFDQPCRFDVLSARVYQKPLQFSHLKNAFEGTQVIPQC